CTTACATCCTGTACGTTTCCGAAGTAATGGTTCAAGAGGGTTTTGACCCGAAGGAGTTTGATTTACGTATAGGTTTTGTGGGTGCGGAGCCGCATTCAGAGCAGACCAGACAGAGGATTGAAGATACACTCGACATAAGTGCATTTAATTCATACGGTATGTCAGAGCTTAACGGTCCTGGAGTAGCGTTTGAGTGTGAAGAAAAAGCCGGCATGCACCTCTGGGAAGACAGCTATCTTCTCGAAGTCGTTGACCCAGCTACCGGCGAAAAACTTAGCCCCGGCGAGGAAGGTGAGCTTGTCATCACCACGCTGAATAGGGAAGCCATGCCTATCCTCAGGTACAGGACAGGAGACCTTGCCAGAGTCATTGACGATGGCGAAAAATGCCCTTGTGGCAGAACACATGTGCGGATTTCACGTATAAAAGGGCGCTGTGATGACATGCTCATCGTTAAAGGTGTTAATTTCTATCCAAGCCAGATAGAGGATGTCCTGATGAGTTTTCCTGAAGTCGCAACAAACTATCAAGTCATTGTGGAGCGTGTAGGCAGTTTAGATTCATTGACGGTAAGAGTAGAATTGCATCCTAAAATGTTTGACGGCGATTTAAGGAAGCTGAGGAAACTTGAAGCTGATATTACTAAGAGTATCCAGGATGAGATAGTAGTAAGT
The sequence above is drawn from the Methanophagales archaeon genome and encodes:
- a CDS encoding phenylacetate--CoA ligase: MPFWDKHIETLPRDELEDLQVKRLKDTVARCRKSIFYRKRLKDVDESRFTTPEDVSLIPFTTKDDLRANYDFGLVTVPRAEIVRMHSSSGTTGKATVIFHTRKDIETWADLVARCIVMTGAGKADVFQNIISYGMFTGGLGFHYGAEKVGMLTIPSGVGNTKRQIQLMKDFNTTVFHATPSYILYVSEVMVQEGFDPKEFDLRIGFVGAEPHSEQTRQRIEDTLDISAFNSYGMSELNGPGVAFECEEKAGMHLWEDSYLLEVVDPATGEKLSPGEEGELVITTLNREAMPILRYRTGDLARVIDDGEKCPCGRTHVRISRIKGRCDDMLIVKGVNFYPSQIEDVLMSFPEVATNYQVIVERVGSLDSLTVRVELHPKMFDGDLRKLRKLEADITKSIQDEIVVSPKVEFHEPGSLPRSEGKAVRVVDKRGKI